Genomic segment of Pochonia chlamydosporia 170 chromosome 1, whole genome shotgun sequence:
CACCTTTAGCGCACCAGCGGTACGAAACACATTGACTCGTCTTATCAGCATTTTGGATGACGACCCAAACATAACGGTAAGTTAAGCACCTATTTTCCACGATTGCGTTGCGCGATGTGAGGTTTAACTTGAGTAGGGTGTTCTCGGCTACTCGGAGGGCGCTACAGTGGCAGCAAGTCTTATTCTTGAGGAGAAACGCTtatcagaagaagaagggagacCAAGGCGAATCAAGGTTAGTTGTCATTCTATCTGGACGCACCTGCTCAGCATGCCAACGCTTCCCCTGCATAGAACGCGGTCTTCTTCGCTGGCTGGCCGCCAGTGAAACTTGCGGACGGAACTGTGCACTGCCTACTCGCCGATGAAACCGAAAGTATAATCGACGTTCCAACATGCCATGTAGTGGGCTGCAATGACCCCTACATCCACGGAGCTATGGCTTTATTTGGAATGTGTGATGAAGACTCGGCTATGTTGTTTGACCACGGGAAAGGTCACACAGTCCCGAGGGATGCTAGAACGCTGCAGGAGCTGGTCTCGGCAGTGAATGGGGTCTGGGCCCACCACCCAGAGCtgatggaggtgatggaggtgatggtTTGAGGAGTCACTGCGCTTCTATCAAGTAGAATAGGCTTGCAAATAGAATAGGCTTGCAAAATAGTAGATAAGCTGTAAGAATCACTATGCATAGGGTGGGTTTCAGTCCTATGGAATGCAACGAATTCTGCGCTTCAAAACTCGCCGACTTTGCCACGCAGCTACTACGGATGGGATAATATAAAATGACATGGAAAAGGTAATGACAACAAGCATTGCCAAACTGTGTGGCAGTAATAATTGACGGATCAAGGCGTTGCCTTCGAGTGACTTAGTCACCGAGAACTTTTGCACATGTCAAATGATCCGCTGGGCCAACGATATGACTACTTGTCAAGGAGGGTTAGAATCCTTGAACCACATGTCTCTGCAACGCAGCTCTGATAGGCCCGAGCGTACTAACAAAGTCCAGGGTTTGTAGATAGTTCGGACATTTGAAGAAATATGTGTTTCAAAATAATTGTCGGGAACACGTGAATCCGCGGTACAAATGTTATCATTCCATGGTTCATCTGCCACGGTTGGCAGCTAGGTCTCTCCTGGACACTCATTCAATTGTCAAGTTTAGGGAAGTGTCCCCGGGCTATGTGAGCTCATATTTTGGCAGTCAGTAGTTCAACCTGATTTTTGTCTATCGCCACTATTCTttctctccatgtccagaAAGCTTCTATTGCTGACCAACGTCGACCGTGGTCAAGCAAATGTGTTCCTGGCCGTGGCTTCGGCGTTGTTGGAAACAGAGACGGAAATTGAAATCCACTTTGCTTCATTCGCAGGCCTTGAATCAGAAGTCTACTCACTGTGGCAAAATGCCTCCAGCCCGGATGCGATGGCAAAGCCAATACATTTCCACAGACTCGGAGGTTTGACAATGGAAGAAGGCTTAAAACAGTATTTTGGCACAACATCAATTCCATGTCGCGAAAATTACTTGCCTGAATCTTACCTTTCCCCCTTAGGATTcagaacaacattgcaagCAATTCGAGATACAATGGCAATCGCAGTCCCGTACACCGGCCACGAGATGCAGGTTCTGTTCTCgtccatcgtcaacatcatTACGTCAGTATCGCCGGACTTGATTCTAGTTGATAGCCTGATGACTGCAGGTCTCACTGCCTGCTATCATTTGGGTGCAAAGTTCTTTTGTCTGAGTCCAAACTCCATCAAAGAGTTCTCTGGACCATCACAGCCGAGAGCCTCTAGTCTTTGGAAAACACCAGCGTAAGTTGTGCATACAAAGAGACCAGACTAGAATCATGCGCAATTTTGCTGATTTCTTAGGCTATTTTCCGGATTCAAGTATCCAGTACCTTGGTATTTGATACCATTGAACgtctttttctccttgtaTACGGCATTTACGTTTAAGACTGATGCTCATATCAGAGACGTCTACGCTCACATGTTGACTTATGCAGAGGCTACCCTCAGAACGCCTGTCGATTTACTTCTTAATAGACCAGAAAGTGCGAGAATTCTCGTGGGAACATTGCCGGAGCTTGACTTTCCGGCAGTCATCCCTCCGCATATTATTCCATGTGGGCCAATTCTCATGAGGGCTCGCCctgttgaagatgatgacatggaatTGGCCAAGTGGTTAGCCAAAGGCCCAACTATTTACATTAACCTTGGATCTATATGCCAAGTTTCTGAAGACCAGGCTTGCGAGCTCGCGAGCGCGATTCGAACCGTTTTGAGAACGGTGCCTtcagcaccaacatcacctcCTCTTCAGGTCCTCTGGAAATTGAAAAAGCAGGGCGTCTACGACGTTCACGAGCCTGGCTGCAAGATTTTTGACATTCTTGGGGACGAATTCAAGCTCGGGCTTGTGAGAATCTGTGGGTGGCTCAAGCCTCAGCCAATTGCAATTCTAAACACTGGGCATATTATTTGTAATATACATCATGGTGGCGCAAACTCATATTATGAAGCCGTAAGGTATGCAAGTCTTCGTGCATCATTTTAGCTCAACTACTAAGGCTAGAACAGCGCAGGTGTCCCTCAAGTAGTGCTGCCTCAGTGGACGGATTGCTACGACTACGCGCAACGTGTTGAACTGCTAGGCATTGGTAGACTAGGGAGCAGGAGCTCAAAGCCTTTATGGAATGCACAGGAGTTGGTCAGAGAGATCCTACatgtgttggttggtgtCGAAGCTGCGAATACCAGACATAGAGCCATGGAACTCGCAGCCTTATGCCAGAGAAAAGGTAATGGCGCTGGAAAAGTGGCCAAGTACATAACGCAGGAAATACAGTGACGAGCCGATGTGATCGCAACAGATGTTTACAATATCTAGCAGTTTGCCAAATATTTCCTGGCCGCCTAGCACTTGCTGGGTTCCAGTACCATGTGATCTTGCGCTAGCTGACCGTCGTCTGGGTTAACAATTAGAAACGTTTTTGACGAGCCTGCAAGTTCCGTCTCTTAATAGCCTCTTTCGTAGCCGCAGACTCGCAATATGCCGGCGAGTCAGCTCAGGCGTTTGAGACTGCTTGGTACAGAGACAACATTGCCAGAACGACATTAAACTTGTCGAATCCATCCAGCACTGTTAAATGGCCTACTCTAGTAGAACAGTCATATATGCATAAGCAAGCCATGACACTTCCGAGAGAAACAGAGCCAGTTTGCCCGGATTAGTAAGACACCTCATTGCTGAGGTAACTTTGTCAGTTGTGGGTTGGCATGGTTTAGAAGCCTTGTCTTATTAGCTTGCGTTTTTGTTAGGTTTGCCCCCTAGACGAATGGGACCAACGAGAACCATGCCTGCCGCTAAATCTGATGTCTCCTGTCACACGATCGACCAGTCGCATCAATTTTCTGTTTATAGCATTAGAGCCGGCAGACTATGGCATATCGAAACATTTCAAACCAGGCAAAGAAGGATAACAATCCGTCATGGCTGTCCAAAACTAGCGCCACGCGATCCCTCAAGCTCGTGGAAAAACTCCGTTACTCTCTCTGCTAGAAATTCgcccctttttttttggtcttgaGGAATGTCGTTCGAGTTCCCTGTGCATACAGCGAAAACCCATTTCAGAAGTCAACTTCGCCACGACGATGCTGGAACAACACATTGCCATGTGCCATTGACTATATTTCACACAGAAGGTGTGGTAGGTCTCAGACCTCCACTTTCATCACCTCTTGGTGAAACTCCATGGTTCCAGGCCGCTATCTCCCGCACCCTCCCGTGACTGCCACATGCCCACCCTCGGCATGTCCCGTTTTATCATGCGGGCAACGGTCGGCCAATGGGTGTGTCGATTAGAATATTGTGTTCTTTGAGTCTCTAAAGATCTAGGATAGAGATTGGTTCTACACTTTGTATGGGCAGAGGACGAAGTCAAGGTAGCTTTGCCACTGTCTCGACGATCCAACATTGTAAATTTAAGGACATGTGGAATGAAACCTTATGATGAATACTGTTGCACTAGAATTCACGCGATTCAATTATCAGAATGGCTACTCTTGCCCGAGGTCACTCGTGAATCGGCTCTGACGATGTTGTGCTAGTTCCAAATGAAAATGGGAGATGTCTATTACAGCCCACGCTTTGTATCTAGCCATCGTATACCATTTAATCCGCAACTCGGAACCAGATTGTGTAAAACTCGGTGCTTCCATATCCTTGCCCAGACGCAGTTATACAGCATCTTGAATCACAAATGAAGCTTCTGCCACTGTTACCAGCCACCATTGGCCTATGTGCTGCTCTGCACGTGCCACGACTCGCAGCTGGAAACAATGTTGAGCGGCGTGATGGCACAGTAAAGGTGTCTTTTCCTGGAGGCTCAGTTGTCGGCAAGGCCCTACAGGGCAGGGATTCTTTCAACGGGATTCCCTTTGCCAATCCTCCTATCGGCACCCTCCGGTTAAAGCCTCCGCAAAAGCTTTCCGCAAAATTAAACGATTTCGACGGTACTGGAGTTGCAGCCGAATGTCCGCAGATGTATGGCAAACAATTGGATAAGCCTATAGGACAGGAAGACTGTTTGACTCTAAATGTTGAGCGGCCTGCAGGAACCAAGGCTGGGGACAAGCTTCCAGTGCTATTCTGgatttttggtggtggatttACGTTTGGAGCATCCAACCTTTACAACGCAGAGAACCTCTTTGCTACGGCCCTGCCACAGAAGCAACCGTTTATTTTTGTCGCTGTAAACTATCGTCTAAATGGCTTTGGTTTCCTCCCTGGCAAGGAAATCTTAAATAACGGTGCAGCAAATTTAGGACTACTTGATCAGCGACTCGGTCTAGAATGGGTGGCAGACAACATTGCGGCATTTGGGGGGGACCCGGACAAGGTCACAATTTGGGGCGAGTCTGCTGGAAGTATCTCTGTCTTCGACCAGATGTTGTTATTTGGTGGCAACGCCAGCTATAACGGCAATCCTCTCTTCCGGGGAGCTATCATGAACTCCGGAAGCGTTATTCCGGTGGATCCAGTTGATTGCCCCAAAGGCCAGGCAGTCTATGATCGTACAGTAGAACGAGGCGGATGCCAGGGTTCGACTGACACCTTGGAATGCCTTCGCCAGCTACCATTCGAAAAGTTCTACAATGCAGTGGTTACTGAACCTGCAGTCCTCTCATACAATGCACTGGCTTTATCATATCTCCCACGCCCAGATGGGAAGATCCTACTGCAAAGCCCAGACGACCAAGGATTATCTGGAAAGTTGTTCGCGGTCCCAACCATCATTGGGGATCTAGAAGACGAAGGCAGTATATTCGCATTGTTTCAGCAGAACTTGACAACCCCGGGGCAAGTTGTTGATTATCTTGCAGAGCGATACTTTACGCATGCCACAAAACCACAGCTGCAAGAGCTTCTTGACACATACGAAGCTGACCCTGCTGCTGGTAGCCCATTCCGCACCGGTGATGCCAACCAAATTTACCCTGGCTTCAAGCGCTTAGCAGCATTGCTCGGAGACATGGTATTCACCCTAACGCGACGGCTTACTTTGACGCTGGCAAGTGTAGTCAAGCCCGATATGCCAACATGGTCGTATCTTGCTTCTTACAAGTACAATACGCCGATTCTTGGCACTTTTCATATTTCCGACGTAATGGAGATCTTCTACAATGAGAGCCCGAATTCGTCCGTCAAAAATTGCCGCACTTACTATTTTAACTTCCTTTACAATCAGGATCCAAACGTCGGGGTTACCGGGCTGTCGCAGTGGCCAAGGTGGGCCGATGGTAACAAGCTCATGTGGTTCCAAGAGAACAAGACGGATCTTCTAGCTGATGACTTCAGAAACAAATCTGCTGATTTCCTGCTTAATAACAAAGATATTCTCAAGTTTTAGATAACTTCGTCAACTTTTTAGTACTTAGATCAATGTTTACGAGCATTCGTCATCGTATTGAACACTTTTTGTCCTTTCGCCGCTGGTATCACTAATATGGTACAACGGAACTTTGATCATCGTGAGAATCTGAGATTCCCTGATTGGTTGTAGCCAAAGGTTCCTCACGAGAAATCCCCAATCTGCCGTCGACCAAAATCAGGTGGCAAGTGGGCTTGATTTGCAAACGAAAGTGCCAACAGGGTCGCCAAAAGGACCAGCTTGTCAGGGCACCTAGATTTTTAAATTGATCCCTCTACATGTGTCTCATCCGTACTAACTTCCAGTCTCTCTCCTGCCAAAGACTCGGTCTAGGGCACACCTGTTGGTCTCCGACCGTCGTGCATGGGTGGTTCTTCAAGCTGGGAAATGAGTTGCCTTGGTATGCTTCCAATCAAGTAATGTCAAGTTTACGCAAGCACATCCAATTTAGATTACACCTCCCTTCCGTGTTGTAAGAACTACTCAATTTCGCCAGTGAACCCCTTGCAGCTAGCTCCAGCATTGGGATCTCACATCTCGGTTTAAGCGCCGCTAGTGTTGTCCAAGTTTCGGAGTACATGTGCACACATATGCAGCTCGGCATAATAATTTTAGACGCATGGTGTCAACATAGTGCGGTATATGAGTGAAATCGGGATCGATAACTGGCCCGCTGTCAATGCATCCAACCACGAGAGCAGCatgccatcatggcctcgGTAACTACAGCGCAGAGACATATGGTATGACGGAGTAATGTATCATTAGTGTTACATTGCTGCTACTTCGTGATGACTTTGACG
This window contains:
- a CDS encoding EF-hand calcium-binding domain-containing protein (similar to Togninia minima UCRPA7 XP_007911388.1); this encodes MTILCLHGAYGSASHFKAQLRPFIDAAEKAGAAQFKWINGGHIATPPPGFEAYFGPGPLYRFIDFDGVNELDNMMSKLREFPEGLTAEDTMRRLVGDQGTFSAPAVRNTLTRLISILDDDPNITGVLGYSEGATVAASLILEEKRLSEEEGRPRRIKNAVFFAGWPPVKLADGTVHCLLADETESIIDVPTCHVVGCNDPYIHGAMALFGMCDEDSAMLFDHGKGHTVPRDARTLQELVSAVNGVWAHHPELMEVMEVMV
- a CDS encoding glycosyltransferase family 1 (similar to Trichoderma reesei QM6a XP_006964279.1), producing MSRKLLLLTNVDRGQANVFLAVASALLETETEIEIHFASFAGLESEVYSLWQNASSPDAMAKPIHFHRLGGLTMEEGLKQYFGTTSIPCRENYLPESYLSPLGFRTTLQAIRDTMAIAVPYTGHEMQVLFSSIVNIITSVSPDLILVDSLMTAGLTACYHLGAKFFCLSPNSIKEFSGPSQPRASSLWKTPALFSGFKYPVPWYLIPLNVFFSLYTAFTFKTDAHIRDVYAHMLTYAEATLRTPVDLLLNRPESARILVGTLPELDFPAVIPPHIIPCGPILMRARPVEDDDMELAKWLAKGPTIYINLGSICQVSEDQACELASAIRTVLRTVPSAPTSPPLQVLWKLKKQGVYDVHEPGCKIFDILGDEFKLGLVRICGWLKPQPIAILNTGHIICNIHHGGANSYYEAVSAGVPQVVLPQWTDCYDYAQRVELLGIGRLGSRSSKPLWNAQELVREILHVLVGVEAANTRHRAMELAALCQRKGNGAGKVAKYITQEIQ
- a CDS encoding cholinesterase (similar to Aspergillus terreus NIH2624 XP_001218693.1); protein product: MKLLPLLPATIGLCAALHVPRLAAGNNVERRDGTVKVSFPGGSVVGKALQGRDSFNGIPFANPPIGTLRLKPPQKLSAKLNDFDGTGVAAECPQMYGKQLDKPIGQEDCLTLNVERPAGTKAGDKLPVLFWIFGGGFTFGASNLYNAENLFATALPQKQPFIFVAVNYRLNGFGFLPGKEILNNGAANLGLLDQRLGLEWVADNIAAFGGDPDKVTIWGESAGSISVFDQMLLFGGNASYNGNPLFRGAIMNSGSVIPVDPVDCPKGQAVYDRTVERGGCQGSTDTLECLRQLPFEKFYNAVVTEPAVLSYNALALSYLPRPDGKILLQSPDDQGLSGKLFAVPTIIGDLEDEGSIFALFQQNLTTPGQVVDYLAERYFTHATKPQLQELLDTYEADPAAGSPFRTGDANQIYPGFKRLAALLGDMVFTLTRRLTLTLASVVKPDMPTWSYLASYKYNTPILGTFHISDVMEIFYNESPNSSVKNCRTYYFNFLYNQDPNVGVTGLSQWPRWADGNKLMWFQENKTDLLADDFRNKSADFLLNNKDILKF